A region from the Drosophila mauritiana strain mau12 chromosome 2L, ASM438214v1, whole genome shotgun sequence genome encodes:
- the LOC117142263 gene encoding uncharacterized protein LOC117142263: MKSWYLALSLLLLAASTFQPTDARGGRGRGGGSFGGLFGGWRKYKKPSSSGGGRRVVSGSPVHTAMTVPKPPPPPPAPPKMPMMPPKQQIPSYPRQQMPPGYGFGSYPGQGSGTYYANAQALPAGAVYYAQPPVGMNRGIGTGDFLTGMLAGHMMNNVLFGHRHHTYHRNPEEVQSSPQENGRQIIIVNNGQQEGVLHNETTISGESSAVVPPENPLTEEEDVEGQGEGDGGSEAVSSEESTESEATPQPYPDGGIICFPIMLNETDPENSEVMREVERVVCFPAPPHNPDNFQPTITTEPPIVAGDIVGGADDGTELGGGDEVSHAGTPVDVANFVAARDDEVETDSI, from the exons ATGAAATCCTGGTACCTGGCACTCAGCCTGCTGCTCCTCGCCGCATCCACATTTCAGCCCACCGACGCCCGCGGcggaagggggcgtggcggcgGCTCATTTGGCGGACTGTTCGGCGGTTGGCGCAAGTACAAGAAGCCGTCGTCGTCGGGCGGTGGGCGGCGGGTGGTGAGCGGTTCACCAGTTCACACGGCCATGACGGTGCCGaaaccaccaccgccgccgccggcaCCACCAAAGATGCCCATGATGCCGCCCAAGCAGCAGATCCCCAGCTATCCGCGCCAGCAGATGCCACCTGGCTATGGCTTCGGATCGTATCCGGGCCAAGGCAGCGGAACGTACTATGCCAATGCCCAGGCCCTGCCAGCGGGAGCGGTGTACTATGCCCAACCACCCGTCGGAATGAATCGAGGAATCG GTACGGGAGATTTCCTCACCGGAATGCTGGCGGGCCACATGATGAACAACGTTCTGTTTGGCCACCGACACCATACGTACCATAGAAATCCGGAGGAGGTCCAGTCGTCGCCCCAGGAAAATGGTCGACAGATCATCATCGTCAACAATGGTCAGCAGGAGGGAGTTTTGCACAATGAGACCACTATTTCGGGAGAATCCTCCGCAGTGGTCCCCCCGGAAAATCCGCTcacggaggaggaggatgtgGAGGGGCAGGGCGAAGGTGACGGAGGAAGTGAAGCTGTTTCCAGTGAGGAATCCACGGAATCGGAGGCAACTCCTCAGCCCTATCCAGATGGTGGCATCATTTGTTTTCCCATCATGCTAAACGAAACAGATCCCGAAAACTCGGAGGTGATGCGAGAAGTGGAACGGGTCGTTTGCTTTCCAGCTCCCCCCCACAATCCGGATAATTTCCAACCCACCATAACCACTGAGCCACCCATCGTTGCCGGCGATATTGTTGGCGGTGCAGATGATGGTACAGAActtggtggtggtgatgagGTCAGCCATGCAGGTACTCCCGTGGATGTGGCCAACTTTGTAGCTGCAAGAGATGATGAAGTCGAAACGGATTCTATTTAA
- the LOC117150914 gene encoding uncharacterized protein LOC117150914, which translates to MGGGDGGPRERCKFCGPGLLGAAQFKPHNSDRSVGEISSARGLAPPAYRAWESKI; encoded by the coding sequence ATGGGCGGAGGCGACGGCGGACCCAGGGAGAGATGCAAATTTTGTGGTCCCGGGCTTTTGGGGGCTGCCCAATTTAAGCCCCATAACTCAGACCGCAGCGTTGGAGAAATTAGTTCAGCCCGGGGACTGGCTCCTCCTGCTTATCGAGCGTGGGAATCAAAGATTTGA
- the LOC117137284 gene encoding uncharacterized protein LOC117137284, which yields MAFIELSTNRRSLPKESFRNANQTCGLARSTLSCGSLVYLINYLDIFFCVFKLPTISIYGLISAFLLLVHLSLLFMLTKYFFVPNLATLIEFAPMTMFGSSFLLFGPTFFVSYYNSFWEICNPRNPESICLSPLQFAKMMGDILRYILIGVMVICMQGYRVDGVTFWSCMSFILAGMVYLYVVIKKSYNVHLIVADLYSIKFRVTVFLYTFLMVLLVIFVVSFANFQRSKVKSKQTQENYSEMDSGDEILGKYQKQRAFSRREIWLKAVNGYRNMADSNVIYRIAMIPSYCVLANFIPVISNDRALIGWNKYTSCLGLLILPIICLPHGFKAVSWLIVCLTCWTLSILTFISTHSLRRPDNIWIFALLGLIVSSVFINLLCREIENIIYQYISMQFDVMPDMTALIYFGLGEMLSESIVVRCLQQRKMWDATFGVVMSLVTYAIFLAFPLLFYQGCYNNKCSIIVTSSTETTIHFIFLVLSTCLLHVSLSGYEFRISLFFYLLVLTVFYVTLQWMTHYDWILSFATLHKSKNND from the exons ATGGCGTTTATCGAACTCTCAACT AATCGCCGTTCCCTGccaaaggaatcgttcagaaATGCCAATCAGACATGTGGTCTTGCCAGGAGTACACTGAGTTGTGGCTCGTTGGTTTACCTCATCAACTACTTAGATATATTCTTCTGCGTATTTAAGCTACCAACTATATCAATTTATGGACTGATTAGTGCTTTCTTATTGCTGGTGCACTTAAGCCTGCTCTTCATGCTGACTAAATATTT TTTTGTGCCAAATTTAGCGACGCTTATTGAGTTTGCACCCATGACCATGTTTGGATCTAGTTTTCTATTGTTTGGGCCCACATTTTTCGTGTCCTATTACAACAGTTTTTGGGAAATATGTAATCCTCGTAATCCCGAGTCCATATGCCTGAGTCCTTTGCAGTTTGCAAAAATGATGGGAGACATACTGCGCTATATTTTGATAGGAGTTATGGTTATTTGTATGCAGGGATATCGAGTTGACGGAGTTACTTTTTGGTCCTGCATGTCCTTTATTTTGGCTGGAATGGTCTACTTATATGTCGTAATCAAGAAATCATACAATGTGCACCTTATAGTTGCGGACTTGTACTCGATAAAGTTTCGGGTAACTGTGTTTTTGTACACTTTTTTGATGGTTTTACTGGTGATCTTTGTTGTGTCGTTTGCTAACTTTCAACGAAGCAAAGTGAAAAGTAAGCAAACTCAGGAAAACTATTCGGAAATGGATAGCGGTGATGAGATTCTGGGCAAATACCAGAAGCAAAGGGCGTTTTCCAGGCGCGAAATATGGCTGAAGGCGGTAAATGGATATAGGAACATGGCTGATTCAAACGTGATATATAGGATTGCAATg ATACCATCCTACTGTGTATTGGCCAACTTTATCCCGGTTATATCCAATGATCGCGCTCTGATTGGCTGGAACAAGTACACAAGCTGCCTGGGTTTGCTTATCCTGCCAATCATATGCCTGCCTCATGGCTTCAAAGCTGTTAGCTGGTTAATTGTGTGCCTGACCTGTTGGACTCTCAGCATCCTGACCTTCATCTCCACTCATTCCTTGAGGAGACCCGATAATATATGGATTTTTGCGCTGCTGGGATTGATCGTCAGCTCGGTGTTCATTAACTTGCTATGTCGAGAGATAGAGAATATTATATATCAGTACATAAGTATGCAGTTTGATGTCATGCCTGATATGACGGCACTGATATACTTTGGATTGGGTGAGATGCTAAGTGAATCCATTGTTGTGCGGTGCCTGCAGCAGAGGAAGATGTGGGACGCCACCTTTGGAGTTGTGATGAGCTTGGTCACTTATGCGATCTTCCTGGCATTTCCACTACTTTTCTACCAGGGATgctacaacaacaaatgcagc ATAATTGTAACATCTTCCACGGAAACAACCAttcatttcatatttttagtCCTGTCCACTTGTCTGCTTCACGTTTCCTTGAGTGGCTATGAGTTTCGTATATCCTTGTTCTTCTATCTCTTGGTGTTGACTGTTTTCTATGTAACACTCCAGTGGATGACTCACTACGATTGGATACTTTCCTTCGCCACTCTgcataaatcaaaaaacaatgaTTAG